Part of the Ornithinimicrobium flavum genome, GCTCCCAGAGCTCGGACTGCAGCCGGTTGCTCTCGTCCAGCAGCGCCCGCTGCCGGACCCGGAAGTCCTGCCAGCGGCGGACCGCCCGGACCCCGGCGCGGGGCAGGGCGGCCGGTGCCCGCCGCAGGCGCACGAGCGCACCGGCCGGCGGACGACCTCCGTCGGGGGGCTCGTCCGGGGTGGTCCGCAGCTGCTCCTGGGCCGTCACCGGCAAGGGCTCACGTGGCGGGCTCGACCAGCTCCACCAGGACGCCACCGGCATCCTTGGGGTGGATGAAGTTGATGCGGGAGCCGGCGGTGCCGGTGCGGGGGCGGTCGTAGAGCAGGCGCAGGCCGCGCTCGCGCAGCAGCCGGCTCACGGCCTCGATGTCGCTCACGCGGTAGGCGAGCTGCTGCAGCCCCGGCCCGTTGCGGTCCAGGAACCGGGCGATCGTGGACTCCGGACCGGTCGGCGCCAGCAGCTGGAGCATCGTCGTCCCGTTGCCGCCGTGGGGCTCGGGGCTCCCCACGGCGATCATCGCCTCCCTCACCCCCTGGGCCTCGTTGGTCTCCTCGTGCGCCAGGCGGTGCCCCAGCACCTCGCAGTGGAAGCGGATGGCCTCGTCGAGGTCGGGCACGGCGATCCCCACGTGGTCGATCGCCAGCAGGAACGGTGCGACCGCGTCGCCGGCGCCGGAGGTGGGCGTGTCGCTCATGCCCCCACCGTAGGCCGCGGGACCGACGGACCCGGGGCGCCTCCCCGGGGTGTCGCGCCGGCCGTGCGGTCCCGGCCCCGGGAGAGCACTAGCATCCCCTCATGCCAGACCTGCTCGTGCGCGACGTCCGTGTCGTCCCCCTCGACCCGGAGGCCGCGGCGACGCCGGCCGAGCCGGTCGACGTGCTGGTGCGCGACGGGCGGATCCATGCCGTCGGCCCGGACGTGCGAGAGCGCCCGGAGGCGGAGGGGGTCCCCCTCCTGGACGGCGGCGGCCGGTATGCCGTGCCCGGCCTGTGGGACCAGCACGTCCACATGGTGCAGTGGGGGCTGACCCGCACCCGGCTGGACACGTCCGGGACCTCCAGCCCGCAGGAGGTCCTCGACAAGGTCGCGGCGCGCATCGTCGACGGCGTCGGCACGCCGACCGGAGTGCTCGTCGGCTACGGCCACCGGACCGGCCGCTGGGCCGAGCGCCCGACCGTCGCCGCGCTCGACGCCGTCAGCGGTGAGGTGCCCGTGGCCCTCATCAGCGGGGACGCCCACCACGGGTGGCTAAACACCGCGGCCCTGCGCCTCGTGGGCGGCCCGATGGTCCCCGGGGTCGTCTCCGAGGGTCTCTGGTTCCCGCTCTACGACCGGCTGCAACGGCTCCACGGCGCCGAGGAGGAGGCCGAGCTCGGTGTGGCACGGGCCATCGCCGAGGCCCACACCCGGGGCGTCGTCGGCATCGTTGACCTGGAGTTCGGCCATCCCTGGCGGCAGTGGCGCGAGCGGGCCGCGGAGGGACGACCGCCCCTGCGCGCCCGCACCGGCGTCTACCCGGAGGGCCTGGACGAGGTGATCGCCTCCGGGGCCCGCACCGGCGACCCCGTCCGGGCCACCGACGGACTGGTGACG contains:
- a CDS encoding amidohydrolase, producing MPDLLVRDVRVVPLDPEAAATPAEPVDVLVRDGRIHAVGPDVRERPEAEGVPLLDGGGRYAVPGLWDQHVHMVQWGLTRTRLDTSGTSSPQEVLDKVAARIVDGVGTPTGVLVGYGHRTGRWAERPTVAALDAVSGEVPVALISGDAHHGWLNTAALRLVGGPMVPGVVSEGLWFPLYDRLQRLHGAEEEAELGVARAIAEAHTRGVVGIVDLEFGHPWRQWRERAAEGRPPLRARTGVYPEGLDEVIASGARTGDPVRATDGLVTMGPLKVITDGSLNTRTAWCCQPYADAGGSELPVGAPNLPADELVDLVRRAHEAGLEAALHAIGDAAVAMVLDVFAATGASGSVEHAQLLALADLPRWAALPGRVRASVQPAHLLDDRTVTEQCWPDRTDRTFPLRSLLEAGVELSLGSDAPVSALDPWLAMAAAVHRGDPEGENWHPEQAITPRQALAASVDGQRAAPGGRGDLVLLDADPTGLPGASTGEQARLLRDTTVSATVLDGAVVHGG
- the mce gene encoding methylmalonyl-CoA epimerase, whose product is MSDTPTSGAGDAVAPFLLAIDHVGIAVPDLDEAIRFHCEVLGHRLAHEETNEAQGVREAMIAVGSPEPHGGNGTTMLQLLAPTGPESTIARFLDRNGPGLQQLAYRVSDIEAVSRLLRERGLRLLYDRPRTGTAGSRINFIHPKDAGGVLVELVEPAT